The proteins below come from a single Azospirillum thiophilum genomic window:
- the gcvPB gene encoding aminomethyl-transferring glycine dehydrogenase subunit GcvPB: protein MSMNTQGRPSAIPAGSAGFDGVTGTVTGNRGLQIEEPLIFEQDSAGRTGVDLPDVPKVASRLGAVKPRARVGLPGLAEPQVVRHYTRLSQKNYAIDSGFYPLGSCTMKHNPRLNEKMARLPGFSDVHPLQPVSTVQGALELMDQLAHWLKTLTGMAAVTLVPAAGAHGEMCGIMAIRAAHEANGDSGRTKILVPESAHGTNPATAAACGYGVDAIPATADGRVDLEALKAKLGPDVAGLMLTNPNTCGLFERDIIEIAEAVHAAGAYFYCDGANFNAIVGRVRPADLGIDVMHINLHKTFSTPHGGGGPGSGPVVFAQSLAPYIPVPYVTHGAEGFALVEAAGDGPAFGRMKAFHGQMGMFVRALSYMLSHGADGLRQASSDAVLNANYVMARLEDVMTASFEGPCMHECLFDDRFLKGTGVTTLDMAKALIDEGFHPMTMYFPLVVHGALLIEPTETESKASLDQFVDALRALAERAKSGDAAYFQAAPRLTPRRRLDETAAARKPVLRWTPPVTVEAVAAE, encoded by the coding sequence ATGAGCATGAACACCCAGGGCCGTCCCTCGGCCATTCCCGCCGGCAGCGCCGGGTTCGACGGCGTGACCGGCACCGTCACCGGCAACCGCGGCCTGCAGATCGAAGAGCCGCTGATCTTCGAACAGGACAGCGCCGGCCGCACCGGCGTCGACCTGCCCGACGTGCCGAAGGTGGCCAGCCGTCTCGGCGCGGTGAAGCCGCGCGCCCGGGTCGGGCTGCCCGGCCTCGCCGAGCCGCAGGTGGTCCGCCACTACACCCGGCTGTCGCAGAAGAACTACGCCATCGACAGCGGCTTCTACCCGCTGGGCTCCTGCACGATGAAGCACAACCCGCGCCTGAACGAGAAGATGGCGCGGCTCCCCGGCTTCTCCGACGTGCATCCGCTCCAGCCGGTCAGCACGGTGCAGGGCGCGCTGGAACTGATGGACCAGCTTGCCCACTGGCTGAAGACGCTGACCGGCATGGCCGCGGTGACGCTGGTGCCGGCTGCCGGTGCCCATGGCGAGATGTGCGGCATCATGGCGATCCGCGCCGCCCATGAGGCCAACGGCGACAGCGGCCGCACCAAGATCCTGGTGCCGGAGAGCGCCCACGGCACCAACCCGGCGACCGCCGCCGCCTGCGGCTACGGCGTCGATGCGATCCCGGCGACCGCCGACGGCCGCGTCGACCTGGAGGCGCTGAAGGCCAAGCTCGGCCCCGACGTCGCCGGGCTGATGCTGACCAACCCCAACACCTGCGGCCTGTTCGAGCGCGACATCATCGAGATCGCCGAGGCGGTGCATGCGGCCGGCGCCTATTTCTACTGCGACGGCGCCAACTTCAACGCCATCGTCGGTCGGGTGCGTCCGGCCGACCTCGGCATCGACGTCATGCACATCAACCTGCACAAGACCTTCTCCACCCCGCATGGCGGCGGCGGGCCGGGGTCGGGTCCGGTGGTGTTCGCCCAGTCGCTGGCGCCCTACATCCCGGTGCCCTATGTCACCCACGGGGCGGAGGGCTTTGCGCTGGTGGAAGCCGCCGGCGACGGTCCGGCCTTCGGCCGCATGAAGGCCTTCCACGGCCAGATGGGCATGTTCGTCCGCGCGCTGTCCTACATGCTGAGCCACGGTGCCGACGGGCTGCGGCAGGCGTCGTCCGACGCGGTGCTGAACGCCAACTACGTGATGGCGCGGCTGGAGGACGTGATGACGGCGTCCTTCGAGGGGCCGTGCATGCACGAGTGCCTGTTCGACGACCGTTTCCTGAAGGGAACCGGCGTCACCACGCTCGACATGGCGAAGGCCCTGATCGACGAGGGCTTCCACCCGATGACCATGTATTTCCCGCTGGTCGTCCATGGTGCCCTGCTGATCGAGCCGACCGAGACGGAAAGCAAGGCCAGCCTCGACCAGTTCGTCGATGCGTTGCGCGCGCTGGCCGAGCGGGCGAAGTCGGGCGACGCCGCCTATTTCCAGGCGGCTCCGCGCCTGACCCCGCGCCGCCGCCTGGACGAGACTGCCGCCGCCCGCAAGCCGGTGCTGCGCTGGACCCCGCCGGTCACGGTCGAGGCCGTGGCGGCGGAGTAG
- the gcvPA gene encoding aminomethyl-transferring glycine dehydrogenase subunit GcvPA, translated as MRYLPLTEADRQSMLEAIRAKTVDDLFRDVPEAARLAGPIGGLPNHMGELEVERLLGAMAAKNIPAGAVPSFLGAGAYRHHVPATVDHLVQRGEFLTAYTPYQPEVSQGTLQVLFEFQTQVALLTGMDVANASMYDGATSCAEAVMMANRITRRKKAILSGGLHPHYRDVTTTDARFIGFEAVALPPAPTGGEDLLALVDDRTSCVVVQNPDVFGHVRDYTDLAAACQAKGALLVVVVTEALSLGLLTPPGDMGADIVAAEGQSFGNALNFGGPYVGLFAVKDKYVRQMPGRLCGETVDADGRRGFVLTLSTREQHIRREKATSNICTNSGLCALAFSIHVSLLGEAGITQLAQLNHAKAVQMADRLAAIPGVEILNDGFFNEFTVKLPKPAAAVVEELAGRRILAGVPVSRLYPGQGMDDLLLVAVTETNTDADMDAFAAALTEVLA; from the coding sequence ATGCGGTATCTGCCCCTGACCGAGGCCGACCGGCAATCGATGCTGGAGGCCATCCGCGCGAAAACGGTGGACGACCTGTTCCGCGACGTGCCCGAGGCGGCCCGGCTGGCCGGCCCGATCGGGGGCTTGCCCAACCATATGGGTGAGCTCGAGGTCGAACGGCTGCTGGGCGCCATGGCGGCGAAGAACATCCCGGCGGGCGCGGTGCCGAGCTTCCTCGGCGCCGGCGCCTACCGCCACCATGTTCCGGCCACCGTCGACCATCTGGTCCAGCGCGGCGAGTTCCTGACCGCCTACACCCCCTATCAGCCGGAGGTGAGCCAGGGCACGCTGCAGGTACTGTTCGAATTCCAGACCCAGGTCGCGCTGCTGACCGGCATGGATGTGGCCAACGCCTCGATGTATGACGGCGCCACCTCCTGCGCCGAGGCGGTGATGATGGCCAACCGCATCACCAGGCGGAAGAAGGCGATCCTGTCCGGCGGCCTGCACCCGCATTACCGCGACGTGACCACCACCGACGCCCGCTTCATCGGTTTCGAGGCGGTGGCCCTGCCGCCGGCCCCGACCGGCGGCGAGGATCTGCTGGCGCTGGTCGATGACCGGACGTCCTGCGTCGTCGTGCAGAATCCGGACGTCTTCGGCCATGTCCGCGACTACACCGACCTTGCCGCCGCCTGCCAGGCCAAGGGCGCGCTGCTGGTCGTCGTGGTGACGGAGGCGCTGTCGCTCGGCCTGCTGACCCCGCCGGGCGACATGGGCGCCGACATCGTCGCCGCGGAAGGCCAGTCCTTCGGCAACGCGCTGAATTTCGGCGGCCCCTATGTCGGGCTGTTCGCGGTGAAGGACAAATATGTCCGTCAGATGCCGGGCCGCCTGTGCGGCGAGACGGTGGACGCCGACGGCCGCCGCGGCTTCGTGCTGACGCTCTCCACCCGCGAGCAGCACATCCGCCGCGAGAAGGCGACGTCCAACATCTGCACCAACTCCGGCCTGTGCGCGCTGGCCTTCTCGATCCATGTCAGCCTGCTGGGCGAGGCCGGGATCACGCAGCTGGCCCAGCTGAACCACGCCAAGGCGGTGCAGATGGCCGACCGGCTGGCCGCCATCCCCGGCGTTGAGATCCTGAATGACGGCTTCTTCAACGAATTCACCGTGAAGCTGCCGAAGCCGGCCGCCGCGGTGGTCGAGGAGCTTGCCGGGCGCCGCATCCTCGCCGGCGTCCCGGTGTCGCGACTCTATCCCGGCCAGGGGATGGACGACCTGCTGCTGGTCGCCGTCACCGAGACCAACACCGACGCCGACATGGACGCCTTCGCGGCAGCCTTGACCGAGGTTCTGGCATGA
- the gcvH gene encoding glycine cleavage system protein GcvH codes for MTRKFTKDHEWVLVEGDVATVGVSDFAQSQLGDVVFVELPEAGRVLEQGKEAAVVESVKAASDVYAPVSGTVLESNQALVDDPSKVNGDAEGEGWFFKLQLSDAAELDDLMDEAAYKAFVEASH; via the coding sequence ATGACCAGGAAATTTACCAAGGACCATGAGTGGGTTCTCGTCGAGGGTGATGTCGCCACCGTCGGCGTCTCCGACTTCGCCCAGAGCCAGTTGGGCGACGTGGTGTTCGTCGAGCTGCCCGAGGCCGGCCGCGTGCTGGAGCAGGGCAAGGAAGCCGCCGTCGTCGAATCGGTGAAGGCCGCCAGCGACGTCTATGCCCCGGTGTCGGGCACCGTCCTGGAATCGAACCAGGCGCTGGTCGATGACCCGTCCAAGGTCAACGGCGATGCCGAGGGCGAGGGCTGGTTCTTCAAGCTCCAGCTGAGCGACGCCGCCGAACTCGATGATCTGATGGACGAAGCGGCCTACAAGGCCTTCGTGGAGGCGTCGCACTGA
- the gcvT gene encoding glycine cleavage system aminomethyltransferase GcvT encodes MTEAATALKTTPLHALHVELGARMVPFAGYDMPVQYPLGILKEHQHTREKAGLFDVSHMGQVRLTGADPAGALETLVPGDIKGLAQGRMRYTLFLNDQGGILDDLMVTNAGDHLFLVVNAACKEQDVAHLREKLAGKAEVELLDDLALMALQGPAAAGVMARFVPEAATMKFMTCLSATFKGVPVILTRSGYTGEDGYEISCDKADAEMIARALLAESEVEAIGLGARDSLRLEAGLCLYGHDIDTTTTPVEAALEWTLPKRRRAEGGFPGYDIIHRQLTEGASRRRVGIQPDGRQPAREHTEIQDTAGATLGEITSGGFGPTAGAPVAMGYVDTANSAVGTALTLVVRGKPLPARVAATPFVPQRYYRG; translated from the coding sequence GTGACCGAGGCCGCAACCGCTCTCAAGACCACCCCGCTGCACGCGCTCCATGTCGAGCTTGGCGCCCGCATGGTTCCCTTCGCCGGCTACGACATGCCGGTGCAGTATCCGCTCGGCATCCTCAAGGAACACCAGCACACCCGCGAGAAGGCCGGGCTGTTCGACGTGTCCCACATGGGGCAGGTCCGCCTGACCGGCGCCGATCCGGCCGGAGCCTTGGAAACGCTGGTTCCCGGCGACATCAAGGGTCTTGCCCAGGGCCGCATGCGCTACACGCTGTTCCTGAACGACCAGGGCGGCATCCTCGACGACCTGATGGTGACCAATGCCGGCGACCATCTGTTCCTGGTGGTCAATGCCGCCTGCAAGGAGCAGGACGTCGCCCATCTGCGCGAAAAGCTGGCCGGCAAGGCCGAGGTCGAACTGCTGGACGATCTCGCCCTGATGGCGCTGCAGGGCCCGGCGGCGGCCGGGGTGATGGCCCGCTTCGTGCCGGAAGCCGCCACCATGAAGTTCATGACCTGCCTGTCCGCCACCTTCAAGGGCGTGCCGGTGATCCTCACCCGCTCCGGTTATACCGGGGAGGATGGCTACGAGATCTCCTGCGACAAGGCCGATGCGGAGATGATCGCCCGCGCCCTGCTCGCCGAATCGGAGGTCGAGGCGATCGGGCTGGGCGCCCGCGACTCGCTGCGGCTGGAGGCGGGGCTGTGCCTCTACGGCCATGACATCGACACCACCACCACCCCGGTCGAAGCCGCGCTGGAATGGACCCTGCCCAAGCGCCGCCGCGCCGAGGGCGGGTTCCCCGGCTACGACATCATCCACCGGCAGCTGACCGAGGGGGCGTCGCGCCGCCGCGTCGGCATCCAGCCCGACGGCCGCCAGCCGGCCCGTGAGCACACCGAAATCCAGGATACCGCAGGCGCGACGCTCGGCGAGATCACCAGCGGCGGCTTCGGCCCGACTGCCGGTGCGCCGGTCGCCATGGGCTATGTCGACACCGCCAATTCCGCGGTCGGCACCGCGCTGACGCTGGTCGTCCGCGGCAAGCCGCTGCCCGCCCGCGTCGCCGCCACGCCCTTCGTGCCGCAGCGTTATTACCGGGGCTGA
- a CDS encoding CDGSH iron-sulfur domain-containing protein, whose protein sequence is MVQPVAASKEPITIEMEAGKTYWWCRCGRSAKQPFCDGSHAGTGLEPMKFSPTTTMKARFCGCKATKKPPFCDGSHLDL, encoded by the coding sequence ATGGTCCAACCCGTCGCGGCGTCCAAGGAACCCATCACCATCGAGATGGAGGCCGGCAAGACCTATTGGTGGTGCCGCTGCGGCCGCAGCGCCAAGCAGCCTTTCTGCGACGGCAGCCACGCCGGTACCGGGCTCGAACCGATGAAGTTCTCGCCGACCACGACGATGAAGGCGCGCTTCTGCGGTTGCAAGGCGACCAAGAAGCCGCCGTTTTGTGACGGCAGCCATCTGGATTTGTGA
- the ispH gene encoding 4-hydroxy-3-methylbut-2-enyl diphosphate reductase encodes MTTTTPLTILLAAPRGFCAGVDRAIQIVETALDRYGAPVYVRHEIVHNRFVVESLEAKGAVFVDELSEVPDGRPVVFSAHGVPKSVPQAAEARGLFYLDATCPLVSKVHREAERHFEDGRQIVLIGHAGHPEVVGTMGQLPEGAVVLVETVADVAAVEVRDPENLAFATQTTLSVDETTEILAALQARFPAIAGPKKEDICYATTNRQAAVKAIAPKVEALLVLGAPNSSNSKRLVEVAKTHGCPAAQLVQRAADIDWSALDGVRRLGITAGASAPEVLVEEVIEAARARFDVTVEELRTATENIVFKLPRALTEEREGV; translated from the coding sequence ATGACCACGACCACTCCCCTGACCATCCTCCTCGCGGCCCCGCGCGGATTCTGCGCCGGGGTGGACCGGGCGATCCAGATCGTCGAGACGGCGCTCGACCGCTATGGCGCGCCGGTCTATGTCCGGCACGAGATCGTCCACAACCGTTTCGTGGTCGAAAGCCTGGAGGCCAAGGGCGCCGTCTTCGTCGACGAGCTGAGCGAGGTTCCGGACGGCCGGCCGGTGGTGTTCTCCGCCCATGGCGTGCCGAAATCGGTGCCGCAGGCGGCCGAGGCGCGCGGGCTGTTCTATCTCGACGCCACCTGCCCGCTGGTCAGCAAGGTCCATCGCGAGGCCGAGCGCCATTTCGAAGACGGCCGCCAGATCGTCCTGATCGGCCATGCCGGCCATCCCGAGGTGGTCGGCACCATGGGCCAGTTGCCGGAAGGCGCGGTCGTCCTGGTGGAGACCGTGGCCGACGTGGCGGCCGTCGAGGTGCGCGATCCCGAGAACCTCGCCTTCGCCACCCAGACCACCCTGTCGGTCGACGAGACGACGGAGATCCTGGCCGCGCTCCAGGCCCGCTTCCCCGCCATCGCCGGGCCGAAGAAGGAGGACATCTGCTATGCCACCACCAACCGGCAGGCGGCGGTGAAGGCCATCGCGCCGAAGGTGGAGGCGCTGCTGGTGCTGGGGGCGCCGAACTCCTCCAACTCCAAGCGGCTGGTCGAGGTGGCGAAGACCCATGGCTGCCCGGCCGCCCAGCTGGTACAGCGCGCCGCCGACATCGACTGGAGCGCATTGGACGGCGTGCGTCGGCTCGGCATCACCGCCGGAGCGTCGGCCCCGGAGGTGCTGGTCGAGGAGGTGATCGAGGCCGCCCGCGCCCGCTTCGACGTGACGGTCGAGGAGCTGCGCACCGCGACCGAGAACATCGTCTTCAAGCTGCCCCGCGCCCTGACGGAGGAGCGGGAGGGGGTTTGA
- a CDS encoding cobyric acid synthase: MLQGTGSDVGKSLLVAGLCRALVRRGLAVRPFKPQNMSNNAAVTADGGEIGRAQALQARACGVAPSVHMNPVLLKPQSDLGSQVVVRGVVVGTARAADYQARKRELLGTVLDSFGRLRAEADIVVVEGAGSPAEVNLRAGDIANMGFATAADVPVILVGDIDRGGVIASLVGTHALLPKDEQQRIHGFLINKFRGDVRLFDEGLRVIERHTAWRGYGVVPWLGEAATLPAEDAVALDRPRLAGGGALRVAVTMLPHIANFDDFDPLSQEPGVALTMVRPGQPLPGDADLVILPGTKTTIADLAFLRAQGWDIDLLAHWRRSGRVLGICGGYQMLGRRIADPDGIEGPPGEAAGLGLLDVETVLKGPKVLEEARGSDRRTGEPVAGYEMHMGRTEGPDRARPVLELAGGITDGAESADGRVAGCYLHGLFGADGFRAAYLRGLGGRSDLAYGVAVERALDAIAERLEGVVDVDGLLAVAEGA; the protein is encoded by the coding sequence ATGCTGCAGGGCACCGGCTCCGACGTCGGCAAGTCGCTGCTGGTGGCCGGGCTGTGCCGGGCGCTGGTGCGGCGCGGGCTGGCCGTCCGGCCCTTCAAGCCGCAGAACATGTCCAACAACGCCGCGGTCACGGCCGACGGCGGCGAGATCGGCCGCGCCCAGGCGCTCCAGGCCCGTGCCTGCGGCGTGGCGCCCAGCGTCCACATGAACCCGGTGCTGCTGAAGCCGCAATCCGACCTCGGATCCCAGGTGGTGGTGCGCGGCGTCGTGGTCGGCACCGCCCGGGCCGCCGACTATCAGGCACGCAAGCGCGAGCTGCTCGGCACCGTGCTGGACAGTTTCGGGCGGCTGAGGGCCGAGGCGGACATCGTGGTGGTGGAGGGGGCCGGCAGCCCGGCGGAGGTCAATCTGCGGGCCGGCGACATCGCCAACATGGGTTTCGCCACTGCCGCCGACGTGCCGGTGATCCTGGTCGGCGACATCGACCGCGGCGGCGTGATCGCCAGTCTGGTCGGCACGCACGCCCTTCTTCCAAAGGATGAACAGCAGCGGATTCATGGCTTTCTCATCAACAAGTTCCGAGGCGATGTTCGCCTGTTCGATGAAGGGCTGCGGGTGATCGAGAGGCACACCGCATGGCGCGGATATGGCGTGGTGCCCTGGCTTGGCGAGGCGGCGACCCTGCCGGCGGAGGATGCGGTGGCGCTTGACCGTCCGCGCCTTGCCGGCGGCGGCGCCTTGCGGGTCGCGGTGACGATGCTGCCGCACATCGCCAATTTCGACGATTTCGACCCGCTGTCGCAGGAGCCGGGGGTTGCCCTGACCATGGTGCGTCCGGGGCAGCCGCTGCCGGGCGATGCCGATCTGGTGATTCTGCCTGGCACCAAGACGACGATTGCCGACCTCGCCTTCCTGCGGGCGCAGGGTTGGGACATCGACCTGCTGGCCCACTGGCGCCGCAGCGGCCGGGTGCTCGGCATCTGCGGCGGCTACCAGATGCTGGGCCGCCGCATCGCCGACCCCGACGGCATCGAGGGGCCGCCGGGCGAGGCCGCCGGGCTCGGCCTGCTCGACGTCGAGACGGTGCTGAAAGGCCCGAAGGTGCTGGAGGAGGCCCGCGGCAGTGACCGCCGCACCGGCGAGCCGGTCGCCGGCTACGAGATGCACATGGGCCGCACCGAGGGACCGGACCGGGCGCGTCCGGTGCTGGAACTGGCGGGCGGCATCACCGACGGCGCCGAGTCGGCGGATGGGCGGGTCGCCGGCTGCTATCTGCATGGGCTGTTCGGCGCCGACGGCTTCCGCGCGGCCTATCTGCGCGGTCTGGGCGGCCGGTCGGACCTCGCCTATGGCGTCGCGGTGGAACGGGCGCTGGACGCCATCGCCGAACGGCTGGAAGGCGTGGTCGATGTGGACGGGCTGCTGGCGGTGGCGGAGGGGGCGTAG
- the cobO gene encoding cob(I)yrinic acid a,c-diamide adenosyltransferase translates to MTDTPAADDTGDDFEANRRHAEKMKRRKALQERTLASKTLEKGLLMVHTGKGKGKSTAAFGLMMRAVGHGMRVGMVQFVKGAWSTGETVALERFEDLVDFHTMGEGFTWDTQDRARDIAAAEAAWAKAKELMDDPRYRLIVLDELNIVLRMEYLPLDEVLATLAARRPDLHVCVTGRNAKPELIAAADLVTEMTPVKHPFEAGVKAQAGIEF, encoded by the coding sequence ATGACCGACACCCCGGCCGCAGACGACACCGGAGACGATTTCGAGGCCAACCGCCGCCATGCCGAGAAGATGAAGCGGCGCAAGGCGTTGCAGGAGCGGACCCTTGCTTCCAAGACGCTGGAGAAGGGCCTGCTGATGGTCCACACCGGCAAGGGCAAGGGCAAGTCGACCGCCGCCTTCGGGCTGATGATGCGCGCGGTCGGCCACGGCATGCGCGTCGGCATGGTGCAGTTCGTCAAGGGTGCCTGGTCCACCGGGGAGACGGTGGCGCTGGAGCGCTTCGAGGATCTGGTCGATTTCCACACGATGGGCGAGGGCTTCACCTGGGACACCCAGGATCGCGCCCGCGACATCGCCGCCGCCGAGGCTGCCTGGGCCAAGGCCAAGGAGCTGATGGACGACCCGCGCTATCGCCTGATCGTGCTGGACGAGCTGAACATCGTCCTGCGCATGGAGTATCTGCCGCTCGACGAGGTGCTGGCGACGCTGGCCGCCCGCCGGCCCGACCTGCATGTCTGCGTCACCGGCCGCAACGCCAAGCCCGAGCTGATCGCCGCCGCCGATCTCGTCACCGAGATGACCCCGGTCAAGCACCCGTTCGAGGCCGGGGTGAAGGCCCAGGCCGGCATCGAGTTCTAA
- the cobU gene encoding bifunctional adenosylcobinamide kinase/adenosylcobinamide-phosphate guanylyltransferase, whose product MAGVMAGLMAGDLTLVLGGARSGKSRYAEGLVTALGGPRVYIATSQIWDAEMAERVAAHRDDRGPGWTTVEEPQDLTGALRRHAAEGTGLLVDCLTLWLTNLMMAEADIAAETAALVALLPELPGRVVLVSNEVGLGIVPDNALARRFRDHAGRLHQSIAAVAPRVVLTVAGLPMYVKGTPA is encoded by the coding sequence ATGGCGGGAGTGATGGCGGGGCTGATGGCCGGCGACCTCACGCTGGTGCTGGGCGGCGCCCGCTCCGGCAAGAGCCGCTATGCCGAGGGGCTGGTCACCGCGCTCGGCGGCCCGCGAGTCTACATCGCCACCTCCCAGATCTGGGATGCCGAGATGGCCGAGCGGGTGGCGGCGCATCGCGACGACCGCGGCCCCGGCTGGACGACGGTGGAGGAGCCGCAGGACCTGACCGGCGCGCTCCGCCGCCACGCCGCCGAGGGCACCGGCCTGCTGGTCGACTGCCTGACCCTGTGGCTGACCAACCTGATGATGGCGGAGGCCGACATCGCGGCGGAGACGGCGGCGCTGGTGGCGCTGCTGCCGGAGTTGCCCGGCCGGGTGGTCCTGGTCTCCAACGAGGTCGGGCTCGGCATCGTGCCCGACAACGCGCTGGCGCGCCGTTTCCGCGACCATGCCGGCCGCCTGCATCAATCCATCGCGGCCGTCGCGCCGCGCGTCGTGCTGACCGTCGCCGGTCTGCCGATGTACGTGAAGGGAACCCCCGCATGA
- a CDS encoding cupin domain-containing protein, with protein sequence MPNPPIIDPAALTAETGATDYPQPFRAQVAGRHRVALGDPLGLTNFGVNLTRLAPGASSALRHWHSRQDEFVYVVEGELTLVTDAGETPLTAGMCAGFPAGVADGHRLVNRGDRPASYLEVGDRSPGDAIDYSDEDMVWRDGAYVHRDGTPW encoded by the coding sequence GTGCCGAATCCGCCAATCATCGACCCCGCGGCCCTGACCGCCGAGACCGGCGCCACCGACTATCCGCAGCCCTTCCGGGCGCAGGTCGCCGGGCGGCACCGGGTGGCGCTGGGCGATCCGCTGGGGCTGACCAATTTCGGCGTCAACCTGACCCGGCTGGCGCCCGGCGCGTCCTCCGCCCTGCGCCACTGGCACAGCCGGCAGGATGAGTTCGTCTATGTCGTCGAGGGTGAGCTGACCCTGGTCACCGATGCGGGCGAGACGCCGCTGACCGCCGGCATGTGCGCCGGTTTCCCGGCGGGGGTTGCCGACGGCCACCGGCTGGTCAACCGCGGCGACCGCCCGGCCAGCTATCTGGAGGTCGGCGACCGCAGCCCCGGCGACGCCATCGACTATTCCGACGAGGACATGGTCTGGCGCGACGGCGCCTATGTCCACCGCGACGGGACGCCCTGGTGA
- a CDS encoding alpha/beta hydrolase has protein sequence MSNLEIISRRPAGTPKAPPLLFVHGAFSGAWIWDAKFLPWFAERGWEAHAVSLRGHGGSEGRDRLHGFGIADYVEDVLEAADRLSAPPLLIGHSMGGMVVQRALAKRRFPGGVLMASAPPHGLWSSTMGLAWRSPYVFQQMAMLTSFGEKAIDPAAIRRAMFSDAMPAAEAAQYESYLQEESRRVLMDIGGWIPFPVLPPRETPVLVLGAAEDMLFPHAEVVATAMALGTQPVFMPGMGHAMMLERDWQAVAERIESWILATVATVEAAPEAV, from the coding sequence ATGTCGAACCTGGAAATCATCAGCCGCCGTCCCGCCGGCACGCCGAAGGCTCCGCCGCTGCTGTTCGTCCATGGCGCCTTCAGCGGGGCCTGGATCTGGGACGCCAAGTTCCTGCCCTGGTTTGCCGAACGGGGGTGGGAGGCGCATGCCGTCTCGCTGCGCGGCCATGGCGGCAGCGAAGGGCGCGACCGGCTGCACGGCTTCGGCATCGCCGACTATGTGGAGGACGTGCTGGAGGCGGCGGACCGGCTGTCGGCCCCGCCGCTGCTGATCGGCCATTCGATGGGCGGCATGGTGGTGCAGCGCGCGCTGGCGAAGCGGCGCTTTCCGGGCGGCGTGCTGATGGCGTCCGCCCCGCCCCATGGGCTGTGGTCCTCGACCATGGGGCTGGCCTGGCGCTCGCCCTACGTGTTCCAGCAGATGGCGATGCTGACCAGCTTCGGCGAGAAGGCCATCGACCCGGCGGCGATTCGCCGGGCCATGTTCTCCGACGCGATGCCGGCGGCCGAGGCCGCGCAATACGAATCCTATCTGCAGGAGGAATCGCGCCGCGTCCTGATGGACATCGGCGGCTGGATCCCCTTCCCCGTTCTGCCCCCGCGCGAAACCCCGGTGCTGGTGCTGGGGGCCGCGGAGGACATGCTGTTTCCGCATGCCGAGGTGGTCGCCACCGCCATGGCGCTGGGCACCCAGCCGGTGTTCATGCCCGGCATGGGCCATGCGATGATGCTGGAACGGGACTGGCAAGCGGTGGCGGAACGGATCGAGAGCTGGATCCTGGCGACGGTCGCGACGGTGGAGGCGGCGCCCGAGGCGGTTTGA
- a CDS encoding entericidin A/B family lipoprotein, with protein MQNAKHRARQRAAARAVPFPAREMVLLTFLAALAAMLAGCNTVEGAGQDVRAGGRAIERAAD; from the coding sequence ATGCAAAACGCCAAGCACCGTGCCCGGCAGCGCGCTGCCGCCCGCGCCGTTCCGTTTCCCGCGCGTGAGATGGTGCTCCTGACTTTCCTGGCCGCCCTCGCGGCGATGCTGGCCGGCTGCAACACCGTGGAGGGCGCCGGGCAGGATGTCCGTGCCGGCGGCCGCGCCATCGAACGGGCGGCCGATTGA